A region from the Cellvibrio sp. PSBB006 genome encodes:
- a CDS encoding DoxX family membrane protein, whose protein sequence is MLQTRLLQTHRALEQSLQKLGHVDGLATLALRFILVPVFWMAGMQKLNHFDSTVEWFGNSDWGLGLPLPWLLALLATATELLGAILLALGLLTRLIAVPLIITMLVAIISVHWENGWQAIADPQAAFATESVIASSEKLERARDILREHGNYNWLTSSGKFVILNNGIEFAAIYLSMLLALLFLGGGRYVSVDYWLMRWLHDKNIKQSSRETE, encoded by the coding sequence ATGCTCCAAACCCGGCTGCTACAAACCCACCGCGCACTTGAGCAATCCCTGCAAAAATTAGGACATGTCGATGGCCTGGCCACCTTGGCATTGCGCTTCATTCTGGTGCCGGTTTTCTGGATGGCGGGAATGCAGAAGCTCAATCATTTCGACAGCACCGTTGAATGGTTTGGCAATTCGGATTGGGGGCTGGGATTACCTCTTCCATGGCTCCTGGCCTTGCTTGCCACAGCCACAGAACTGCTCGGTGCCATTTTATTAGCACTGGGATTATTGACCCGCCTGATTGCTGTACCTCTGATTATTACCATGCTGGTTGCGATCATCAGTGTGCATTGGGAAAACGGCTGGCAGGCTATCGCCGATCCCCAGGCAGCTTTCGCTACGGAATCCGTAATTGCTTCGAGCGAAAAACTGGAGCGCGCACGCGATATTCTACGTGAGCACGGCAATTACAACTGGCTGACCTCTAGCGGCAAGTTTGTCATCCTCAATAACGGCATCGAATTTGCGGCGATTTATCTGAGCATGTTACTCGCTTTGTTATTTCTCGGTGGAGGACGCTATGTCAGTGTGGATTATTGGTTAATGCGCTGGTTACACGATAAAAATATCAAACAAAGCTCACGCGAGACAGAATGA
- a CDS encoding RNA polymerase sigma factor, with protein MPLPTNDTVTPGAVDDASLIERLLQRDERAFCELITNYQRLMLTVARAIVGDVFAEDVVQEAWASIYTALPRFERRSSLKTWILTIVSNEAKARLRRESRMVSLEMLDGDTPGSYLDAANFQPDGHWRQAPAHWSQESPEALMEEQQLQTCITNTLNLLPPMQKAAFILRDIEQQTFDEICQILHVSSANIRVLVHRARLSLMQAIDRYQETGQC; from the coding sequence ATGCCTCTTCCGACAAATGATACCGTCACACCCGGCGCGGTAGATGATGCTTCACTGATCGAGCGCTTGCTCCAACGTGACGAGCGCGCCTTCTGTGAATTAATTACTAACTATCAGCGACTGATGCTGACAGTTGCCCGAGCAATTGTGGGTGATGTGTTTGCTGAGGATGTAGTTCAGGAAGCCTGGGCTTCGATATATACCGCACTACCCCGCTTTGAACGTCGCTCTTCGCTGAAGACCTGGATTTTGACTATTGTCAGCAACGAAGCTAAAGCGCGACTGCGACGGGAATCGCGCATGGTGTCGCTTGAGATGCTGGATGGAGATACACCAGGCAGTTATCTGGACGCAGCCAATTTTCAACCTGACGGTCATTGGCGTCAGGCACCGGCACACTGGAGCCAGGAATCACCGGAAGCGTTGATGGAAGAACAACAGTTGCAAACCTGTATTACGAATACACTTAATCTCTTGCCCCCCATGCAGAAAGCAGCCTTTATTTTGCGCGATATCGAACAGCAGACATTTGATGAAATTTGCCAGATCTTACACGTGAGTAGCGCAAACATCAGAGTATTGGTACATCGCGCACGTTTGTCGTTGATGCAAGCGATTGATCGTTATCAGGAGACCGGCCAATGCTAA
- a CDS encoding zf-HC2 domain-containing protein, with protein MLSCKDVANRASDYLDNQTDARLRWQIRLHLMMCSHCRRFMRHLRLTRHLVKNTVQQEKNDIDTEAIYHRVLQRIETEKKS; from the coding sequence ATGCTAAGTTGTAAAGACGTAGCCAACCGCGCCAGTGATTATCTGGATAACCAGACCGATGCGAGATTGCGTTGGCAAATTCGTTTGCATTTGATGATGTGCAGCCACTGCCGCCGATTCATGCGGCACCTGCGCTTGACTCGCCACTTGGTAAAAAATACGGTTCAACAGGAAAAGAACGATATCGATACTGAAGCGATTTATCACCGGGTTTTGCAGAGAATCGAAACGGAAAAAAAATCCTGA
- a CDS encoding multidrug efflux RND transporter permease subunit produces the protein MRFTDIFIRRPVLAVTVSLLILLLGTQALFKMQVRQYPELTNTVITVTTAYYGASADLIQGFVTQPLQQAVAEVENINFVQSQSMQGVSTVTVHMQLDSDPDAALAATLAKVNSVRATLPADVQDPVITRSTGSTTSIVYLSFSSDKLNASQITDYLNRVVQPQLVTIPGVAKANLMGGSAFAMRIWLDPQRMSALNLSAREVLGALRANNYQAAPGEIKSDWFLYSVDVQTSLTSVEEFSSLIVATRDNGVVRLRDIAKVEMAAGRVSLSATADGKEAVLIGIDPTPKGNPLDIAHAVREKLPELQRNMPDTIEMKLLYDATLVIEESIYEVVKTIAEAVIIVVVVIFLFMGSLRAVLIPVVTIPLSLVGVAMLMQLMGFSINLLTLLAMVLAIGLVVDDAIVVVENVDRYLKMGETPFRAAIIGTREIAVPVITMTITLAAVYAPIALLDGLTGALLREFALTLAGAVFISGIVALTLSPMMSSKLLRHSNQDNNFEAKVHRVLDKLDQKYSGMLDAVLAKRPVFVVFALIVLGSLPFLFNIITNELAPAEDNGVVFVMATAPDNANLDYIETHMAKASAMATKEPEVVTALTISGVPASNQGLAIAPMVPWSQREASDQDLLKRLSPPIQSMPGVSATPFALPPLPGASSGLPVQFVITSPGDYPTLYAVAQDVQAAAKASGLFIFNMIDLNFSAANINVSINREKAGAYGVTMEEIGSTLALLMGDGYVNRINIESRSYEVIPQVERIDRLTPEAIGEYHVMSATGTPVPLKNLIDFDLTGKPRSLPQYNQVNAVTLSAVLFPGTGMGEAVAFLQAQAEKSLPKGFSYDFLGESRQYVEEGSALYMTFLLALLIIYLVLAAQFESLRDPLVILVSVPMAVCGALLMLGFGLASMNIYTQVGLITLVGLISKHGILMCEVAKEQQLHHGLDRFEAIRLAARIRLRPILMTTAAMVAGLIPLLLATGAGAMSRYSIGLVLVAGLSIGTLFTLFVLPVVYTFLASSHKPLQVFEESAPHTESH, from the coding sequence ATGCGTTTTACGGATATTTTTATACGCCGCCCGGTGTTGGCGGTTACGGTGAGTCTGTTGATTCTGTTGCTGGGCACCCAGGCACTGTTCAAGATGCAGGTGCGGCAATACCCGGAGCTGACCAACACGGTGATTACCGTAACCACCGCCTACTATGGTGCGAGCGCTGATTTGATCCAGGGGTTTGTGACGCAACCGCTGCAACAAGCGGTTGCCGAAGTGGAAAATATAAACTTCGTACAATCCCAAAGTATGCAGGGCGTCAGTACGGTCACTGTACATATGCAACTGGATTCAGATCCGGACGCAGCGCTTGCTGCAACGCTCGCCAAAGTTAACAGCGTGCGTGCGACATTACCGGCTGATGTTCAGGACCCGGTGATTACCCGCAGTACCGGTTCAACCACGTCCATTGTTTATCTGTCATTTTCCAGCGACAAGCTTAACGCCAGTCAAATTACGGATTACCTCAACCGTGTTGTGCAACCACAGTTGGTTACCATTCCTGGTGTCGCCAAAGCGAACCTGATGGGTGGCAGCGCGTTTGCAATGCGTATCTGGCTCGACCCGCAACGCATGTCAGCATTGAACCTCAGTGCGCGCGAAGTGCTGGGCGCATTGCGCGCAAATAACTACCAGGCGGCACCGGGTGAAATCAAAAGCGACTGGTTTTTATATAGCGTTGATGTGCAAACCAGCCTTACCAGTGTGGAAGAATTTTCCAGTTTGATTGTGGCAACCCGGGACAATGGCGTGGTGCGCCTGCGTGACATTGCCAAGGTAGAGATGGCCGCAGGACGTGTGTCGCTGAGCGCAACTGCCGATGGCAAAGAAGCGGTGCTGATCGGTATAGACCCGACCCCTAAAGGCAATCCGCTGGATATTGCACATGCCGTGCGTGAAAAATTACCGGAGTTGCAGCGCAACATGCCGGATACCATTGAAATGAAATTGCTCTATGACGCAACGCTGGTGATTGAAGAATCTATCTATGAAGTTGTGAAGACAATCGCCGAAGCCGTCATCATTGTGGTTGTGGTGATCTTCCTGTTCATGGGTTCCTTGCGTGCGGTGTTGATTCCGGTGGTAACTATTCCGCTATCCCTCGTTGGGGTAGCTATGTTGATGCAGCTCATGGGATTTTCGATCAACCTGTTGACCTTGCTGGCGATGGTGTTAGCCATTGGATTGGTGGTCGATGACGCAATTGTCGTGGTGGAAAATGTTGATCGTTATTTGAAGATGGGTGAAACGCCGTTTCGTGCGGCGATCATCGGCACGCGGGAAATTGCAGTGCCGGTTATCACCATGACGATTACCCTCGCAGCGGTATACGCGCCCATTGCTTTATTGGACGGGCTGACCGGCGCTTTGCTACGGGAGTTTGCATTAACGCTGGCGGGTGCGGTATTTATTTCCGGCATCGTCGCGCTAACCTTATCGCCGATGATGAGTTCAAAGTTATTGCGACACAGCAATCAGGACAACAATTTTGAGGCCAAGGTGCATCGGGTACTGGATAAGCTCGATCAAAAATATTCAGGCATGTTAGACGCCGTATTGGCCAAGCGTCCGGTGTTCGTCGTCTTCGCGCTGATCGTGCTGGGCAGCCTGCCGTTTTTATTCAATATCATCACCAACGAATTGGCCCCGGCAGAAGATAACGGCGTTGTGTTTGTAATGGCGACTGCACCGGATAACGCCAACCTTGATTACATTGAAACGCATATGGCCAAAGCCAGTGCTATGGCAACCAAAGAGCCAGAGGTAGTTACAGCGCTGACAATTTCCGGTGTGCCAGCGTCTAACCAAGGCTTGGCCATTGCGCCCATGGTGCCCTGGAGTCAGCGCGAAGCGAGTGATCAGGATTTATTAAAACGCTTGTCGCCACCGATACAAAGTATGCCGGGCGTTTCTGCGACGCCCTTTGCGCTGCCACCGCTGCCCGGCGCGTCGAGCGGATTGCCGGTGCAATTTGTTATCACCAGCCCCGGCGATTATCCAACACTTTATGCAGTTGCACAGGACGTGCAGGCGGCAGCCAAGGCCAGCGGTCTGTTTATTTTTAATATGATCGATCTGAATTTCAGTGCGGCCAATATCAATGTCAGTATCAATCGCGAAAAAGCCGGTGCCTATGGTGTCACCATGGAAGAAATTGGTTCGACCCTGGCGCTGTTGATGGGAGATGGCTATGTCAATCGCATCAACATTGAAAGTCGCAGTTACGAAGTTATTCCGCAGGTTGAGCGTATCGATCGCCTGACGCCGGAAGCCATCGGCGAATATCATGTGATGTCGGCGACCGGTACGCCGGTGCCGTTAAAAAATCTGATTGATTTTGACCTGACAGGTAAGCCGCGCAGCTTGCCGCAATACAATCAGGTGAATGCAGTAACTCTGAGTGCGGTGTTATTTCCCGGCACGGGTATGGGCGAAGCGGTGGCCTTTTTACAAGCGCAGGCAGAGAAATCCTTACCCAAAGGGTTTAGTTATGATTTTCTGGGTGAGTCGCGGCAATACGTTGAGGAAGGCTCCGCACTGTACATGACGTTTTTGCTCGCCTTGTTGATTATTTATCTGGTACTTGCGGCGCAATTTGAAAGCCTGCGCGATCCCCTGGTGATTCTGGTGTCGGTGCCGATGGCAGTATGTGGGGCACTGCTGATGCTGGGCTTCGGATTGGCGAGTATGAATATTTATACCCAGGTAGGATTGATTACACTAGTCGGTTTGATCAGTAAACACGGCATCCTGATGTGCGAAGTTGCCAAGGAGCAACAACTGCATCATGGTCTTGATCGTTTCGAAGCGATTCGTCTTGCTGCTCGTATTCGCTTGCGTCCGATCCTGATGACCACGGCGGCCATGGTAGCCGGTTTGATTCCGTTGCTGTTAGCCACCGGGGCTGGTGCCATGAGTCGTTACAGCATTGGATTGGTATTGGTGGCGGGGTTGTCGATAGGAACATTGTTTACTTTATTTGTGTTGCCGGTGGTGTATACCTTCCTGGCATCAAGCCATAAACCGCTTCAGGTTTTTGAAGAATCCGCTCCCCACACTGAATCGCATTAA
- a CDS encoding efflux RND transporter periplasmic adaptor subunit, which translates to MKKWMLWMLVGAGLIFGSVFGFYAFKQVMIGKYFASLPVPTVPVTAVQVSASDWVPTIDGIGFIEPDRGVTLSASLAGLVSNVLFESGQAVNEGDLLVQLDADKERADLQSAQSRLASVKSERDRLAQLAQKSMASRSQADQAEAAYDALLADIDSLKATIARREIRAPFSGITGIRQVNLGQYLQPGAEVVRLENIDVMRIRFIVAEQDYPYIQSGMSISLDISAFPERQFEGTITAIEPAVDYKSGVVQVQATIPNADKLLRAGMYATVKIFQPTLANQIVIPQSAITFTLYGETVYVIETVTPEDGGETYDTVRLATVVVDQRSGSNALITEGLSIGDRVVTSGQLKLSNGARVSIVEDKTLAPREQLPRR; encoded by the coding sequence ATGAAAAAATGGATGCTATGGATGTTGGTGGGTGCCGGTTTGATCTTTGGCAGCGTATTTGGTTTTTACGCATTCAAGCAGGTCATGATCGGGAAATATTTTGCCTCGTTGCCGGTGCCTACTGTGCCGGTCACGGCTGTACAGGTGAGTGCGAGTGATTGGGTTCCGACAATCGACGGTATAGGCTTTATCGAGCCGGATCGCGGCGTCACGCTCAGTGCCTCGCTGGCGGGTCTGGTCAGTAATGTCTTGTTCGAGTCGGGACAAGCGGTAAATGAAGGTGACCTGCTGGTTCAGTTGGATGCTGACAAAGAGCGCGCGGATTTACAGAGCGCCCAGAGTCGTCTCGCATCGGTGAAAAGTGAACGTGATCGGCTGGCACAACTTGCCCAAAAATCCATGGCGTCGCGCAGCCAGGCAGATCAGGCCGAAGCCGCCTACGATGCGCTGCTCGCGGATATTGATAGTTTAAAAGCGACCATTGCGCGGCGGGAAATTCGTGCGCCTTTCAGTGGCATTACCGGTATTCGCCAGGTCAACCTCGGTCAATATCTCCAGCCTGGTGCCGAAGTGGTGCGGTTGGAGAATATTGATGTGATGCGCATTCGTTTTATTGTGGCCGAACAGGATTATCCATACATTCAATCCGGCATGTCGATCAGCCTGGATATTTCAGCATTTCCTGAGCGGCAATTTGAGGGCACCATTACCGCCATCGAACCTGCCGTAGATTACAAATCCGGTGTGGTGCAAGTGCAGGCAACGATTCCAAATGCCGATAAATTATTACGCGCCGGTATGTACGCCACCGTAAAAATTTTCCAGCCGACGCTCGCCAATCAAATTGTCATCCCGCAAAGTGCAATTACATTTACGCTCTATGGCGAAACAGTCTATGTGATTGAGACGGTTACACCGGAAGATGGTGGGGAAACCTACGACACGGTGCGTCTGGCTACAGTGGTTGTCGATCAGCGCAGTGGCAGCAATGCATTGATTACCGAGGGGTTATCTATCGGTGATCGAGTGGTAACGTCAGGACAATTAAAACTTTCCAATGGTGCGCGCGTCAGCATTGTCGAAGACAAGACGCTGGCACCCCGCGAACAATTACCGCGGCGTTAA
- a CDS encoding TetR/AcrR family transcriptional regulator encodes MNKREAILQATLHLLAHKGFHGFSIKQVADLAGVAAGTVYLYFNDREDLILQLDAQIMEQVAQHIFADHDPRRPLFDQFHQLCMSFWRFFKQNPEILLSKNQFDHLPPDVLRNRHADAKTIFYPLITFFESGRADASLKNLPNEVLFSLAFEHFFALARNAMIGLIDIDDVMLEDIVLASWDAITAVES; translated from the coding sequence ATGAATAAACGCGAAGCTATTTTGCAAGCCACGTTGCACTTGCTGGCCCATAAGGGATTCCATGGTTTTTCCATCAAACAGGTTGCCGATCTGGCGGGTGTCGCGGCGGGGACGGTGTATCTCTATTTTAATGATCGGGAAGATCTCATCCTGCAATTGGACGCCCAGATCATGGAGCAGGTTGCACAGCATATTTTTGCTGACCATGATCCACGTCGACCGCTGTTCGATCAATTCCACCAGCTATGCATGAGTTTCTGGCGCTTCTTTAAACAAAATCCTGAAATTTTGCTCAGCAAGAATCAATTTGATCATCTGCCGCCGGATGTACTGCGTAATCGCCACGCAGATGCCAAAACAATCTTCTATCCTTTAATAACCTTTTTTGAAAGCGGGCGAGCTGATGCCAGTTTGAAAAACCTTCCCAATGAAGTTTTATTTTCGCTCGCGTTTGAACACTTTTTTGCACTGGCGCGGAACGCCATGATCGGTTTGATTGATATTGATGACGTGATGCTCGAAGACATTGTCCTGGCCAGTTGGGACGCGATCACAGCAGTGGAATCCTGA
- a CDS encoding efflux transporter outer membrane subunit has translation MMINRIIKPLLCASSLLALAACSMAPHYERPDAPVALNETAQSEKMAADIGWRDFYRNQQLQTLIEQALENNRDLRVAALTVEQVRAQYRIQRAQLLPTLNATGSGTRQRVSEAISETGESYIAEQYAAGVGISAYELDLFGRVQSLKNAALEQYLATDQARKSTQLSLVAEVADAYFTWVSNTELLSLTENTLKARQDSYAMVKRRYDSGLASELDLSQAATALHSARVDAALYQRQLATSFTALEVLVGTSLDADNLQTVWNDEVMLADLPDAVTSEVLLQRPDILQAEYNLRSANANIGAARAAFFPRISLTGSYGNANPELDNLFDSGTRAWSFSPQITLPIFAWGANAANLDVARLQKDVNIAVYEKAIQTAFKEVRDSLQSQSTLDAQLEAQQDLVTASARSFELAELRYQRGVDSYLEVLDSQRSLNTAQQALITMRLAKSRNQLTLYKALGGGLQEHTADQETNQVSFIP, from the coding sequence ATGATGATAAATCGCATCATAAAACCCTTGTTGTGTGCGAGCAGTTTGCTCGCCCTGGCAGCCTGCAGCATGGCGCCGCATTATGAACGCCCCGATGCACCTGTAGCACTGAATGAGACGGCGCAATCAGAAAAAATGGCTGCTGATATTGGTTGGCGAGACTTTTATCGCAACCAACAGTTACAGACATTGATTGAGCAGGCGCTGGAAAATAACCGCGATTTGCGGGTGGCAGCATTAACGGTGGAGCAGGTGCGTGCGCAATACCGTATTCAGCGCGCACAGCTTTTGCCGACACTGAATGCTACTGGCAGTGGCACACGGCAACGTGTATCGGAGGCCATATCTGAAACCGGCGAAAGTTATATCGCTGAGCAGTATGCTGCTGGTGTGGGTATCTCCGCTTACGAACTGGATTTGTTCGGCCGCGTGCAAAGTTTGAAAAATGCAGCGCTTGAACAATATCTTGCCACTGATCAAGCGCGCAAAAGTACGCAATTAAGTCTTGTAGCAGAAGTGGCTGACGCCTATTTTACCTGGGTGTCCAACACAGAACTTTTGTCATTGACGGAAAACACCTTAAAAGCACGGCAGGATTCTTACGCGATGGTCAAACGGCGCTATGACTCCGGTCTGGCTTCGGAGCTGGATTTGAGTCAAGCGGCCACCGCATTACATTCTGCCCGTGTGGATGCAGCGCTTTATCAACGGCAATTGGCCACGAGTTTTACAGCGCTGGAAGTATTGGTGGGCACGTCGTTGGATGCTGACAATTTACAGACTGTCTGGAACGACGAGGTGATGCTTGCTGACTTACCCGATGCCGTGACCTCTGAGGTCCTGTTGCAGCGACCTGATATCTTGCAGGCGGAATATAATTTGCGATCCGCTAATGCGAATATCGGTGCGGCACGTGCCGCATTTTTTCCGCGCATTTCATTGACTGGAAGTTATGGAAATGCGAACCCTGAGTTGGATAATTTATTCGACAGCGGGACACGCGCCTGGAGTTTTTCACCGCAAATCACCCTGCCGATTTTCGCCTGGGGCGCCAATGCAGCGAACCTTGATGTGGCCAGGTTACAAAAGGATGTGAATATTGCGGTTTACGAAAAAGCGATTCAAACCGCGTTCAAGGAAGTGCGCGATAGCCTTCAATCCCAATCGACCCTGGACGCTCAACTGGAGGCCCAGCAAGATTTGGTAACGGCGTCAGCACGCAGTTTTGAATTGGCGGAATTGCGCTATCAACGCGGTGTGGATTCCTACCTTGAAGTCCTCGATTCCCAGCGCAGTTTGAACACCGCTCAGCAAGCATTGATTACCATGCGGCTGGCCAAATCGCGCAACCAACTGACGCTATACAAAGCGCTGGGTGGTGGGTTGCAGGAGCACACGGCTGACCAGGAAACCAATCAGGTCAGTTTTATCCCCTGA